A stretch of Fulvia fulva chromosome 4, complete sequence DNA encodes these proteins:
- a CDS encoding DNA-directed RNA polymerase I subunit rpa43, translating to MGNMAKKIKRSKSATANTNGHVVVEKSPLIQLTTSLYLTLSPTAYDDTKDGTEPRVHSMPVKGLCAEHIAPHLLSYYPPLNGILLSFSNPRISETPEDALRPDATPVLSHGIDEYAVSYVWLTCDFLIFRPLQGVKLDGVVNLQSESVLGLLCYNYFNAAIEKEKLPEEWKWDGEKWLDGSGNNVSGAITFRVHDFEASGQDGISIVGTMREG from the exons ATGGGCAACATGGCCAAGAAGATT AAGCGATCGAAGTCTGCCACAGCCAACACCAACGGCCATGTCGTCGTCGAGAAATCGCCATTAATACAGCTAACCACCTCGTTATACCTCACCCTTTCTCCCACCGCGTACGACGACACGAAAGATGGCACCGAACCACGAGTCCACAGTATGCCTGTCAAGGGACTCTGCGCCGAACACATTGCACCCCACCTCTTATCCTACTACCCACCGCTGAACGGCATCCTACTCAGCTTCAGCAACCCGCGCATATCAGAGACTCCCGAAGATGCGCTTCGGCCAGATGCGACTCCAGTCTTGTCGCATGGTATCGACGAATATGCGGTATCATACGTCTGGCTCACTTGCGATTTCCTCATCTTCCGCCCCTTACAAGGTGTGAAGCTGGATGGTGTGGTGAATCTACAGAGTGAGAGTGTCCTTGGTCTGCTGTGCTACAATTACTTCAATGCCGCGATTGAGAAAGAGAAGTTGCCTGAGGAGTGGAAGTGGGATGGTGAGAAGTGGTTGGATGGGAGTGGCAACAACGTGAGCGGCGCTATTACATTCCGAGTGCATGATTTTGAAGCAAGTGGACAGGATGGCATATCGATTGTGGGGACTATGCGTGAGGGTTGA
- a CDS encoding Ran-binding protein 9, with protein sequence MSNPYSGGPPTFTPSASSRRTSYATVAAGTPTSPPRDPNPLSRPHSGTPTRDGERDGNMSTSRSTYAPLGAGFTHERRPGTSGRSDGPAGASASWASDAIGYGAGSGYEQRTTVFKPSYLRTSRYVQRLEQAYEAHLAELQEYANRHPTIKIPLSTNSSNVNLSKMTPAHIHRGLVQDVIERLSPSPVESGLHPLPGRWSEEDKMNGLEIMADGTEVRFNGVTKTSDEAAAVRSDFPMPKEVGIYYFEVTVLSRGKDGYIGIGFSGRKANLNRLPGWEGDSWAYHGDDGYVFSCSASGKAYGPRFASQDVVGCGVNFRTGDAFFTKNGNFLGRAFTDIKSDRLYPSVGMKKPGEHLRINFGKAPFVFDIDTMVEEERRNIMTDINNTDVSELHPPDDENALVHNLIGQYLAHEGYIETAKAFSADVQERQQSISDPSQTSQFSSEEKDIHANNRQRIRRSILDGDIDRALKYTSTYYPRLFENEKTQDIYFRLRCRKFIEMMRRYSELTTATSSPTTVTKSVDSLPSNGHVEAADDGEDLEEPPDTQMELDDQLHREVSKGHEEPTISTDNVDMDASQELPPKLTFMKAEQVLNQAVKYGQELNAEFGKDPRPAIQSFLREIFAIVAYGNPSNSPMAHLFDATGRAEIAEDVNGAVLVSLGKPSSAALEKLCAQTEALLDETANKTGGAAALIQVREDFLRE encoded by the exons ATGAGCAACCCATACAGCGGTGGCCCACCAACTTTCACACCATCTGCGAGCTCCAGGAGGACATCATATGCAACAGTAGCGGCAGGAACACCGACAAGTCCGCCTCGCGATCCCAATCCGCTGAGCAGACCACATTCCGGCACACCGACAAGAGACGGTGAAAGAGACGGCAACATGAGCACGTCGAGGAGTACATATGCGCCCCTCGGTGCAGGTTTTACACATGAGAGGCGGCCAGGCACATCAGGCAGGAGTGATGGCCCAGCAGGAGCCAGTGCAAGCTGGGCGAGCGATGCCATAGGATATGGCGCGGGCTCGGGGTATGAACAGCGTACGACCGTCTTCAAGCCTTCGTATCTACGGACGTCACGATATGTGCAGAGATTAGAACAGGCGTATGAGGCACATCTTGCTGAGCTGCAAGAGTATGCGAACCGACATCCAACGATCAAGATACCGCTATCGACGAACTCAAGCAACGTTAACCTGAGCAAGATGACTCCTGCACATATACATCGAGGTCTTGTGCAGGATGTGATTGAGAGGCTATCACCGTCACCGGTAGAGTCTGGACTACACCCGTTGCCCGGCAGATGGAGTGAGGAGGACAAGATGAATGGGCTGGAGATCATGGCAGACGGCACGGAGGTACGATTCAACGGCGTCACCAAGACTAGTGACGAGGCAGCTGCTGTGAGAAGCGACTTTCCCATGCCGAAAGAAGTTGGGATATATTACTTTGAGGTGACAGTACTGTCGCGAGGCAAGGACGGCTATATTGGAATCGGGTTCTCCGGGAGGAAGGCGAACTTGAACAGGCTACCTGGGTGGGAAGGCGATTCGTGGGCGTATCACGGCGACGATGGCTATGTGTTCTCGTGCAGCGCAAGTGGTAAGGCTTATGGACCCAGATTCGCTTCGCAAGACGTGGTCGGCTGTGGTGTGAACTTTCGCACGGGTGATGCTTTCTTCACTAAGAATGGAAACTTCCTGG GCAGAGCATTTACCGACATCAAAAGTGATCGACTTTATCCTTCAGTTGGCATGAAGAAACCCGGTGAACATCTACGCATCAACTTTGGCAAAGCACCGTTCGTCTTCGACATCGACACAATGGTTGAGGAAGAGCGACGGAACATCATGACAGACATCAACAACACTGACGTGTCAGAGTTACATCCTCCTGACGACGAAAACGCGCTCGTTCACAATCTCATTGGGCAATACCTGGCGCATGAAGGTTACATTGAGACTGCCAAAGCATTCAGCGCGGACGTGCAAGAGCGACAGCAATCGATTTCAGACCCCTCCCAAACATCGCAATTCAGCAGCGAAGAGAAAGACATCCACGCCAACAACAGGCAAAGGATACGCCGAAGCATTCTTGACGGCGACATTGACAGAGCGCTGAAGTACACGAGCACGTACTACCCACGGCTGTTCGAGAATGAGAAGACGCAGGATATTTACTTCCGGCTACGATGTCGAAAGTTCATTGAGATGATGAGGCGATACTCTGAGCTCACTACGGCGACCTCATCACCCACGACAGTGACCAAGTCGGTCGACTCGCTTCCTAGCAATGGTCACGTCGAAGCCGCAGACGACGGCGAAGACCTCGAAGAGCCACCTGATACACAAATGGAGCTGGACGATCAGCTGCATCGTGAAGTATCGAAAGGTCACGAGGAGCCAACAATATCAACTGACAATGTGGACATGGATGCATCACAAGAGCTGCCGCCGAAACTCACTTTCATGAAAGCGGAGCAAGTGCTGAATCAAGCCGTCAAATATGGCCAGGAGCTGAATGCCGAGTTTGGTAAAGACCCCAGACCGGCGATACAGAGCTTCTTGAGGGAGATTTTCGCCATCGTCGCCTACGGCAATCCCTCAAATAGTCCCATGGCACACCTCTTCGACGCGACAGGGAGGGCAGAGATTGCGGAGGACGTCAATGGGGCTGTTCTTG TGTCCCTCGGCAAACCCTCATCAGCCGCTCTCGAAAAGCTCTGCGCGCAGACCGAAGCTCTCCTTGACGAAACAGCGAACAAAACGGGTGGTGCGGCGGCTTTGATTCAAGTTCGTGAGGACTTTTTGAGGGAGTAG
- a CDS encoding Putative nitroreductase HBN1, translating to MSSKASTDSLFAAAETRISCYELAKESLIPDSRIQEIVEQAVKHAPSSFNVQSTRAVVLVKGHHDELWDIADRVAKSSHAEAHEKMLGKMVSDFKGAYGTVLWLEDQDALDALAAKNPMFGHLVPQWSDHSSGMNQFVAWTGLELEGLGCNLQHFNFMPEFEEEVAKRWDLPKTWKLKSQLVFGKPINGLVRKKPRTYAPLEDRVKVFGA from the coding sequence ATGTCATCCAAAGCAAGCACAGACAGTCTCTTCGCAGCGGCCGAGACTCGCATCTCGTGCTACGAGCTCGCCAAAGAATCACTAATTCCAGATTCTCGGATCCAGGAGATCGTGGAACAGGCAGTCAAGCACGCGCCGTCCTCTTTCAACGTCCAGTCTACCCGTGCAGTCGTACTGGTCAAGGGTCACCACGATGAGCTCTGGGACATCGCGGACCGCGTAGCCAAATCCTCACACGCCGAAGCACACGAGAAGATGCTAGGAAAGATGGTCTCTGACTTCAAGGGAGCTTATGGTACCGTGCTGTGGCTGGAGGATCAAGATGCACTCGATGCGTTGGCAGCGAAGAATCCGATGTTCGGCCATCTCGTGCCGCAGTGGAGCGATCATTCGAGTGGGATGAATCAGTTCGTGGCCTGGACGGGATTGGAGTTGGAGGGACTCGGCTGCAATCTCCAGCATTTCAACTTCATGCCTGAATTCGAAGAGGAAGTTGCCAAGCGGTGGGACCTGCCAAAGACGTGGAAGTTGAAGTCTCAGCTTGTCTTTGGCAAGCCAATAAATGGCTTAGTTCGCAAGAAGCCGAGGACTTATGCACCGCTGGAGGACCGGGTGAAGGTGTTTGGCGCATGA
- a CDS encoding INO80 complex subunit 4, translated as MSTTTTTTTATKVSPKTGKKSRVVTLAISPSVLSRFPSHADTTKRPSPTSIKDEATPIVLAPEAADKSSDSNATPVPAPNNDGTDGNTLAPPKVDGRKKRGGAAAGGRKRAPPSIDPNAPMRERGRPGPKKKPRLADGTIDRSGEKAAAVTTNPIPAHKLGPKANTGAINAGLRALDRSGKPCRRWEKKGLQIKSFTGTMWDMHKWKAPPRETGFPGDVKSDSTGSSDVKPVHDSSAVPSERSHSHMDGDTTMINGIASSPAPLVGA; from the exons ATGTCGAcgaccaccaccaccaccaccgcGACCAAGGTGTCGCCCAAGACCGGCAAGAAGAGCAGAGTCGTAACGCTGGCCATATCTCCCAGCGTGCTGTCGCGCTTTCCATCACACGCAGACACCACCAAGCGACCCTCGCCCACTTCCATCAAAGACGAAGCCACCCCCATCGTCCTAGCACCTGAGGCGGCCGACAAATCATCAGACTCGAATGCTACCCCTGTGCCGGCGCCCAATAATGATGGCACCGACGGCAACACTCTCGCTCCACCAAAGGTCGATGGACGGAAGAAGCGAGGAGGTGCTGCTGCCGGTGGACGCAAGCGTGCACCGCCTTCCATCGATCCCAATGCACCCATGCGGGAGAGAGGTCGGCCAGGTCCTAAGAAGAAACCAAGACT CGCTGATGGCACAATCGACCGCTCCGGCGAGAAGGCTGCTGCAGTCACGACCAACCCCATCCCGGCACACAAACTAGGACCCAAAGCCAACACGGGTGCTATCAACGCTGGTCTTCGTGCCCTCGACCGCAGCGGCAAGCCATGTCGCCGATGGGAGAAGAAGGGTTTACAAATCAAGTCATTCACCGGCACCATGTGGGACATGCACAAGTGGAAAGCACCTCCGCGTGAGACAGGCTTTCCAGGAGACGTCAAGAGCGACAGTACGGGCTCGAGCGATGTCAAGCCAGTACACGACAGCAGCGCCGTGCCCAGTGAGAGAAGTCACAGCCATATGGACGGCGACACCACTATGATCAACGGCATCGCCAGCTCGCCAGCACCCCTTGTTGGCGCTTGA
- a CDS encoding Peptidyl-prolyl cis-trans isomerase-like 4: MSVLLETSVGDITIDLAVDDAPQCCENFLKLCKVKYYNYSPIYNVQPNFSFQTGDPIGPESKDSDAGSSIWALPDGETKRALKPERKTFAPEFSKKRKHTERGTVSMATTASKVNPDERLASSQFIITLGDNLEQLDGKAASFGEVVEGFDVLEKVNTAFIDSNGRPLKDIRILHTVVLEDPFDDPTGLVEPPGSPVPCKAQRDTVRIAHDEVLAENDDPEQMEKIRREREARAQALTLELIGDLPFADVTPPEQILFVCKLNPVTRDEDLELIFSRFGKILSCEVIRDKKTGDSLQYAFIEFANKEDCERAYFKMQGVLIDDHRIHVDFSQSVSKLSADWRTSTNSKTARSRGGFGGIDSLEKRKQYRSNDGGRDRDRGRHYDYVFDKKERRGSDTRDAPRRRSRSRSQERGDAKDSHRYRSRSRSPKRHSKYGGDRREDRQRDDRRRRSRSGDRYDSRR, encoded by the exons ATGTCTGTACTACTAGAAACAAGCGTCGGCGACATCACAATCGACCTGGCTGTCGATGATGCGCCACAGTGCTGCGAGAA CTTCCTGAAGCTGTGCAAGGTCAAGTACTACAACTACTCGCCCATCTACAACGTCCAGCCGAACTTCTCCTTCCAGACCGGTGATCCAATCGGGCCCGAATCGAAAGACAGCGATGCTGGGTCTTCCATATGGGCTCTGCCAGATGGCGAGACCAAGCGCGCGTTGAAGCCCGAGAGAAAGACGTTCGCGCCCGAGTTCTCGAAGAAGAGGAAACACACAGAACGCGGCACGGTCAGCATGGCCACAACTGCATCGAAAGTGAATCCCGACGAGCGGTTAGCGAGCAGTCAGTTCATCATCACACTGGGCGACAATCTGGAGCAGCTGGACGGAAAGGCGGCGAGCTTTGGTGAGGTTGTCGAAGGTTTCGATGTGCTTGAAAAGGTCAACACGGCTTTCATCGACTCCAACGGACGGCCACTGAAGGATATCCGCATACTGCACACTGTCGTGCTGGAGGATCCCTTCGACGACCCGACAGGCTTGGTCGAGCCGCCGGGTAGTCCTGTGCCTTGCAAAGCACAGCGCGATACAGTCCGCATCGCGCATGACGAAGTCTTGGCAGAAAACGACGACCCGGAACAGATGGAGAAGATTCGCAGAGAGCGCGAGGCTCGCGCACAGGCTCTGACTCTGGAACTTATTGGCGATCTACCCTTTGCAGACGTGACACCGCCCGAACAGATCCTGTTCGTCTGCAAGCTGAACCCTGTCACGAGAGACGAGGATCTGGAGCTCATTTTCTCGCGCTTCGGCAAGATCTTGTCCTGCGAAGTCATCCGAGACAAGAAGACCGGCGACAGCTTGCAATACGCCTTCATCGAATTCGCCAACAAAGAGGATTGCGAGCGCGCCTACTTCAAGATGCAAGGCGTACTGATTGACGATCACCGCATCCACGTGGACTTCTCACAGAGTGTGTCCAAGCTCTCAGCAGACTGGCGCACATCCACCAACTCGAAGACTGCCAGATCGAGAGGAGGTTTCGGTGGCATCGACAGTCTCGAGAAGCGTAAGCAATACCGTTCCAACGACGGAGGACGCGATCGCGACCGCGGCCGACACTACGACTACGTCTTCGACAAAAAGGAACGCCGCGGTAGCGACACGAGAGATGCACCTCGCCGTAGGTCACGAAGTCGCAGCCAGGAACGTGGCGACGCCAAGGATTCGCACCGATACCGATCGCGAAGTCGCAGCCCCAAGAGACACAGCAAGTACGGCGGCGACAGACGCGAGGATCGACAGCGCGACGACCGCAGACGACGGAGTCGAAGCGGGGACAGGTACGATAGTCGCCGCTAA